In bacterium, one DNA window encodes the following:
- a CDS encoding 6-phosphofructokinase, which yields MLKGNAIIGQSGGPTSVINASLCGVVEMAVRQDFITGVYGMRWGIEGFMQENLIDLKKEDPSVIAALRLTPSSALGSSRHKLKDEDFPKIRQVLEKFNIRYFFMIGGNDTMDTINRVEKYCVANGYELRGIGIPKTVDNDLHGTDHTPGYGSAARFVALSVLQGGLLARDMQKVDQYVIYQAVGRDAGWLAAASVAAKRCECDPPHIILMPERPFDKDKFLAKVEECHKKYGFVSIACGEGIAYADGRPVSASETRDRFGNVEFGAMGGTSAAMMLHRMISEKFGWRGEFQVVESLQMCGSDRTSALDVAEAFLCGQKAVELAAEGKSGLMVSLLREDGHEYQTKLGTAPLAEVAVHSKPMPDKYIDASGMFVTPEFVEYLKPLVGPLPSMARLAYHPVKA from the coding sequence ATGTTGAAGGGTAACGCGATTATCGGGCAATCCGGCGGACCGACCTCGGTGATCAACGCCAGCCTCTGCGGCGTGGTCGAGATGGCGGTGCGCCAGGATTTCATCACCGGTGTCTACGGCATGCGCTGGGGCATCGAGGGGTTCATGCAGGAAAACCTGATCGACCTGAAGAAGGAAGACCCCAGCGTGATCGCGGCGCTGCGGCTCACTCCCTCGAGCGCGCTGGGCTCCAGCCGCCACAAGCTGAAGGACGAGGATTTCCCGAAGATACGCCAGGTTCTGGAGAAATTCAACATCCGCTATTTCTTCATGATCGGCGGCAACGACACGATGGACACGATCAACCGGGTCGAGAAATATTGTGTGGCTAACGGCTACGAGTTGCGCGGGATCGGTATCCCCAAGACCGTGGACAACGACCTGCACGGCACCGACCACACGCCGGGCTACGGAAGCGCGGCCCGCTTCGTGGCCCTTTCGGTGCTCCAAGGCGGACTGCTGGCCCGTGACATGCAGAAAGTGGACCAGTACGTGATCTACCAGGCCGTGGGGCGCGATGCCGGCTGGCTGGCCGCCGCCTCGGTCGCGGCCAAGCGCTGCGAATGCGACCCGCCGCACATCATCCTGATGCCCGAGCGCCCGTTCGACAAGGACAAGTTCCTGGCCAAAGTCGAGGAGTGCCATAAGAAATACGGCTTCGTCTCCATTGCCTGCGGCGAGGGCATCGCCTACGCGGATGGCCGTCCGGTGAGCGCCTCCGAGACCCGCGACCGTTTCGGCAACGTCGAGTTCGGCGCCATGGGCGGCACCAGTGCGGCCATGATGCTGCACCGCATGATCTCGGAAAAGTTCGGCTGGCGCGGCGAGTTTCAGGTGGTCGAGTCGCTGCAGATGTGCGGCTCCGACCGCACCAGTGCGCTGGACGTGGCCGAGGCTTTCCTCTGCGGCCAGAAAGCCGTGGAACTGGCGGCCGAGGGCAAGAGCGGCCTGATGGTCTCGCTGCTGCGCGAGGACGGGCACGAGTACCAGACCAAGCTGGGCACCGCGCCCCTGGCCGAGGTGGCCGTGCATTCCAAGCCCATGCCTGACAAGTATATCGACGCTTCGGGCATGTTTGTCACACCGGAGTTCGTCGAATACCTCAAGCCGCTGGTCGGTCCGCTGCCCAGCATGGCCCGTCTGGCCTACCATCCGGTGAAAGCCTGA